A stretch of Nitrospira sp. DNA encodes these proteins:
- the trpE gene encoding anthranilate synthase component I, translating into MATPTYSLSVDEFRSYAKEGNLIPLYREILADHETPVSAFAKIDHGPSAYLLESVQGGEKWARYSFLGSGSPIVMVEDRGDLVIKKGTRSRRIACKGAPLDRLREFMDAYRPVTVPGLPRFVGGAVGYLGYDMVKTFEDLAFRRKDSLNLPEFAFLLTDTLLIFDNVAQKIKVVANAHVKSASERGIRQAYRDATARIERMIARLRKPLRQKAPKRRRTPITFTPNMSKADFEKMVSRTQEYIKAGDIFQCVLSQRWETNLHAPPFQLYRALRVVNPSPYMYYLRIAGVELVGSSPEILVRCEDGLVSVRPIAGTRRRGATVEEDEQLERRLLADTKERAEHIMLVDLGRNDVGRVAESGTVKVESLMNVERYSHVMHIVSNVTGRLAPSKSVYDVLRACFPAGTVSGAPKIRAMEIIEELEPTRRGPYAGAVGYISFSGNMDMCINIRTVVVSKRRAFIQAGAGIVADSNPEHEYEETCNKARAMMKAIELAERGLE; encoded by the coding sequence ATGGCGACGCCGACCTATTCGCTCAGTGTGGATGAGTTCCGGAGCTACGCGAAAGAGGGCAACCTCATTCCGTTGTACCGGGAAATTCTGGCCGATCATGAAACGCCGGTCTCCGCCTTCGCGAAGATCGATCATGGCCCGTCCGCCTATTTGCTGGAAAGTGTGCAGGGCGGAGAGAAGTGGGCCCGCTATTCCTTCCTCGGCAGCGGCTCGCCGATCGTGATGGTGGAAGACCGCGGCGACCTCGTCATCAAGAAGGGAACACGGAGCCGCCGCATCGCCTGCAAAGGCGCGCCGCTCGACCGGTTGCGGGAGTTCATGGACGCCTATCGGCCGGTGACGGTGCCGGGGCTGCCGCGCTTTGTCGGTGGGGCGGTGGGCTACCTGGGCTACGACATGGTCAAGACGTTCGAGGATCTGGCCTTCCGGCGGAAGGACAGCCTGAATCTGCCGGAATTTGCCTTTCTGCTGACCGATACGCTGCTGATTTTCGACAACGTGGCCCAGAAAATCAAAGTCGTGGCGAACGCCCATGTGAAATCCGCGTCGGAGCGGGGCATTCGCCAGGCCTATCGCGATGCGACGGCACGGATCGAGCGCATGATCGCCCGGTTGCGGAAACCGTTGCGGCAAAAGGCGCCGAAGCGGCGCCGCACGCCGATTACCTTTACGCCGAACATGAGCAAGGCGGACTTTGAAAAAATGGTCAGCCGGACACAGGAATACATCAAGGCCGGAGATATTTTTCAATGCGTCTTGTCGCAACGCTGGGAAACCAATCTGCACGCGCCGCCCTTTCAGCTCTATCGGGCGTTGCGGGTCGTGAATCCATCCCCGTACATGTACTATCTTCGCATCGCGGGTGTGGAGCTGGTCGGATCGTCGCCTGAAATTCTCGTGCGTTGCGAGGACGGCCTCGTGTCGGTTCGTCCCATTGCCGGCACCAGGCGGCGCGGGGCGACGGTTGAGGAGGACGAGCAACTGGAGCGCCGGCTGCTGGCGGATACCAAAGAGCGGGCCGAACACATCATGCTCGTGGACCTGGGGCGGAACGATGTCGGGCGTGTGGCGGAAAGCGGAACGGTGAAGGTCGAGTCGCTCATGAATGTCGAGCGCTATTCGCATGTGATGCACATCGTGTCCAACGTCACCGGCCGGCTGGCTCCATCCAAGTCGGTGTACGATGTGCTGCGGGCCTGCTTCCCGGCGGGGACCGTTTCCGGCGCCCCGAAAATCAGGGCGATGGAGATCATAGAGGAGTTGGAGCCGACCAGGCGCGGCCCCTATGCCGGCGCGGTGGGCTACATCAGCTTTTCCGGCAATATGGATATGTGCATCAACATCCGAACCGTGGTCGTGTCCAAACGCCGCGCCTTCATTCAAGCCGGAGCGGGCATCGTTGCGGATTCGAATCCCGAGCATGAGTATGAAGAAACCTGCAATAAGGCCCGGGCGATGATGAAAGCCATCGAGCTGGCGGAACGAGGGCTGGAATAA